One genomic window of Bacillus mycoides includes the following:
- a CDS encoding flagellar motor switch protein FliN produces MKHEVSPVSLMGLEEFAGKRNEAGKAHIDTVSDISIELGVKLGKSSIMLGDVKQLKVGDVLEVEKNLGHKVDVYLSDMKVGIGEAIVMDEKFGIIISEIEADKKHTALMKAQNQMQDKE; encoded by the coding sequence ATGAAGCATGAAGTATCTCCTGTGTCATTAATGGGATTAGAAGAATTTGCCGGGAAGCGAAATGAAGCGGGGAAGGCACATATTGATACCGTTTCAGATATTTCAATTGAACTTGGAGTAAAGCTTGGGAAGTCATCTATTATGCTTGGTGATGTGAAGCAATTAAAAGTTGGCGACGTTCTTGAAGTAGAGAAAAATTTAGGACATAAAGTAGATGTATATTTAAGTGATATGAAAGTCGGTATTGGTGAAGCGATAGTAATGGATGAGAAGTTCGGTATTATTATTTCTGAAATTGAAGCTGATAAGAAACATACAGCGCTTATGAAGGCACAAAATCAAATGCAGGATAAAGAGTAG
- the fliM gene encoding flagellar motor switch protein FliM, whose product MSGDKLSQEQIDALLKAVNEGEEMPAFAQEAGKQDKFQEYDFNRPEKFGVEHLRSLQAIASTFGKQTSQALSARMRIPIELEPSTVEQVPFTSEYVEKMPKDYYLYCVIDLGLPELGEIVIEIDLAFVIYIHECWLGGDSKRNFMMRRPLTAFEFLTLDNIFALLCKNLQQSFESVIAIEPKFVTTETDPNALKITTASDIISLLNVNMKTDFWNTTVRIGIPFLSVEEIMDKLTSENIVEHSSDKRKKYTSEVEVKVNQVYKPVHVAIGEQKMTMGEIEQIEVGDIIPLHTKVTDQLRGYVDGKHKFNCFIGKDGTRKALLFKSFIE is encoded by the coding sequence ATGAGTGGCGATAAATTAAGCCAAGAGCAAATTGATGCCCTGCTGAAGGCGGTAAATGAAGGCGAGGAAATGCCAGCTTTCGCACAAGAAGCAGGGAAGCAAGATAAATTTCAAGAGTATGATTTTAATAGACCAGAGAAGTTCGGTGTTGAGCATTTACGTAGTTTGCAAGCGATTGCGTCGACTTTTGGAAAACAAACGTCACAGGCGTTGTCAGCGCGTATGCGTATTCCGATTGAACTAGAGCCTTCGACCGTTGAGCAAGTTCCGTTTACGAGTGAGTATGTGGAGAAAATGCCGAAAGATTACTATTTATATTGCGTTATTGATCTGGGCCTTCCAGAGCTTGGAGAAATCGTAATTGAAATTGATTTAGCGTTCGTTATTTATATTCATGAATGCTGGCTTGGCGGAGATAGTAAGCGTAACTTTATGATGCGTAGACCGCTAACGGCGTTTGAGTTTTTAACGCTTGATAATATATTTGCTCTTCTTTGTAAAAATTTACAACAATCATTTGAAAGCGTTATTGCGATTGAACCGAAATTTGTAACGACGGAGACAGATCCGAATGCGCTGAAGATTACGACAGCGAGCGATATTATTTCACTATTAAACGTAAATATGAAAACAGATTTTTGGAATACGACAGTTCGTATCGGTATTCCGTTCTTATCTGTTGAAGAAATTATGGATAAGTTGACGTCTGAAAATATTGTCGAACATTCTTCAGATAAGCGTAAAAAGTATACGTCTGAAGTAGAAGTGAAAGTAAATCAAGTGTACAAGCCTGTTCACGTTGCGATTGGTGAGCAAAAAATGACAATGGGCGAGATTGAGCAAATTGAAGTAGGCGATATTATTCCGCTTCATACGAAAGTAACAGACCAACTACGTGGTTATGTAGATGGAAAACATAAATTTAATTGTTTTATCGGGAAAGATGGAACGCGTAAGGCGCTCCTATTTAAAAGTTTTATAGAGTAG
- a CDS encoding flagellar biosynthetic protein FliR, with protein sequence MNMELWAATFFAFCRITSFLYFLPFFSGRSIPAMAKVTFGLALSITVADQVDVSHIKTVWDVAAYAGTQIVIGLSLSKIVEMLWNIPKMAGHILDFDIGLSQASLFDVNAGSQSTLLSTIFDIFFLIIFISLGGINYFVATILKSFQYTEAISKLLTTSFLDSLLATLLFAITSAVEIALPLMGSLFIINFVLILIAKNAPQLNVFMNAYVIKITCGILFIAMSVPMLGYVFKNMTDVLLEEYTKLFNFFLTK encoded by the coding sequence ATGAATATGGAATTATGGGCGGCGACGTTTTTTGCGTTTTGTCGCATTACTTCATTTTTATATTTTCTACCGTTTTTCTCAGGCCGATCAATTCCGGCGATGGCAAAGGTTACATTTGGACTCGCTCTTTCGATTACAGTGGCAGATCAAGTGGATGTCTCTCACATAAAGACAGTTTGGGATGTAGCAGCTTATGCAGGAACGCAAATTGTAATTGGATTATCACTTTCAAAAATTGTAGAGATGCTGTGGAACATTCCGAAAATGGCAGGGCATATTTTAGACTTTGATATCGGTTTATCACAGGCGAGTTTATTTGATGTAAATGCAGGGTCACAGTCCACTTTGCTATCAACAATTTTTGATATATTTTTTCTTATTATTTTTATTTCACTGGGCGGCATTAACTATTTCGTTGCCACGATTTTAAAGTCGTTTCAATATACAGAGGCGATTTCAAAATTGTTGACGACTAGTTTTTTAGATAGTCTACTTGCAACGTTATTATTTGCGATTACATCAGCGGTCGAAATTGCGTTGCCGCTTATGGGCAGTTTATTCATCATTAACTTCGTTCTTATTTTAATCGCAAAAAACGCACCGCAATTAAACGTTTTTATGAATGCGTACGTGATTAAAATTACGTGTGGTATTTTGTTTATCGCGATGAGCGTACCGATGCTCGGTTATGTGTTTAAAAATATGACAGACGTATTACTAGAAGAGTATACGAAACTATTTAACTTTTTCTTAACGAAGTAG
- a CDS encoding flagellar biosynthetic protein FliQ: MNTSPIIDIFQTFFYKGVMILMPIAVVSMIVVIIIAVIMAMMQIQEQTLTFLPKMASIVLVIIILGPWMFQELTMLILDLFDKIPSLLRSY; encoded by the coding sequence ATGAATACATCACCAATTATAGATATTTTCCAAACCTTTTTTTATAAAGGGGTTATGATTTTAATGCCGATTGCCGTTGTAAGTATGATTGTCGTTATTATTATCGCGGTTATTATGGCGATGATGCAAATTCAAGAGCAAACGCTGACGTTTTTACCGAAAATGGCGAGTATTGTGCTCGTTATTATCATTTTAGGTCCGTGGATGTTTCAAGAGTTAACGATGCTTATTTTAGATTTATTTGATAAAATCCCATCGCTATTGCGTTCGTACTAA
- a CDS encoding flagellar type III secretion system pore protein FliP: MRIKKQLSLFAVIFAFSIIFSFVFVNPAYAAPNGFINFENGKEFTSNSSVQLFALVTLLSLSSSIVLLFTHFTYFMIVLGITRQGLGVMNLPPNQVLVGLALFLSLFTMQPVLGQLKSDVWDPMTKEKITVSQAAETTAPIMKDYMSKHTYKHDLKMMLKVRGEELPKDLKDLSLFTLVPSFTLTQIQKGLLTGMFIYLAFVFIDLIISTLLMYLGMMMVPPMILSLPFKILVFVYLGGYTKIVDIMFKTVA; this comes from the coding sequence ATGAGAATAAAGAAACAGTTATCGTTATTTGCCGTTATTTTCGCATTTTCTATTATTTTTTCATTTGTTTTTGTAAATCCAGCGTATGCAGCCCCGAACGGCTTTATTAATTTCGAAAATGGAAAAGAGTTTACGAGTAATTCAAGTGTACAACTATTCGCACTCGTTACCCTGCTATCATTATCTTCTTCTATCGTTCTTTTATTTACGCATTTTACGTATTTCATGATTGTTCTTGGGATTACTCGTCAAGGACTTGGGGTTATGAATTTACCACCAAACCAAGTGCTTGTTGGACTCGCATTATTTTTATCGCTGTTTACAATGCAGCCAGTGCTTGGTCAATTAAAGAGTGATGTGTGGGACCCGATGACGAAAGAAAAAATAACAGTAAGTCAAGCTGCGGAGACGACAGCTCCGATTATGAAAGATTATATGTCGAAGCATACGTATAAGCATGATTTGAAAATGATGCTGAAAGTGCGCGGAGAAGAGTTGCCGAAAGATTTAAAGGATCTTTCATTGTTTACGCTTGTGCCATCCTTTACGTTAACGCAAATTCAAAAAGGTTTACTTACAGGGATGTTCATTTATTTAGCGTTTGTCTTTATTGATTTAATTATTAGTACACTTTTAATGTACCTTGGGATGATGATGGTACCGCCGATGATTTTAAGTTTACCATTTAAAATACTCGTTTTCGTATATTTAGGTGGATATACAAAAATCGTCGATATTATGTTTAAGACGGTCGCCTGA
- the flhB gene encoding flagellar type III secretion system protein FlhB: MAKDNKTEKATPQKRKKSREEGNIARSKDLNNLFSILVLAVVVYFFGDWLGYEIAHSVAVLFDQIGKNTDSTEYFYLMGILLLKVSAPILILVYAFHLFNYMIQVGFLFSSKVIKPKASRINPKNYFTRLFSRKSLVDILKSLFYMGLIGYVSYVLFKKNLEKIVSMIGFNWTASLTEIISQIKFIFLAILIILIVLSIIDFIYQKWEYEQDIKMKKEEVKQEHKDNEGDPQVKGKRKNFMHAILQGTIAKKMDGATFIVNNPTHISVVLRYNKQVDAAPIVVAKGEDELALYIRTLAREQEIPMVENRPLARSLYYQVEEDETIPEDLYVAVIEVMRYLIQTNELEV; this comes from the coding sequence ATGGCAAAGGATAATAAAACAGAAAAGGCCACCCCGCAGAAGCGTAAAAAATCGCGTGAAGAAGGGAATATCGCCCGGAGTAAAGATTTAAATAATTTATTTTCCATTCTCGTATTAGCAGTTGTCGTTTACTTTTTCGGAGATTGGCTCGGCTATGAGATTGCACATTCCGTAGCGGTGCTGTTTGATCAAATTGGAAAAAATACAGATTCGACCGAGTATTTTTATTTAATGGGGATATTACTTCTGAAAGTATCGGCTCCTATATTAATACTCGTATACGCTTTTCATTTGTTCAATTATATGATTCAAGTCGGTTTCTTATTTTCTTCTAAAGTAATTAAGCCGAAAGCGTCACGTATTAATCCGAAAAATTATTTTACGAGATTGTTTAGCCGTAAAAGTTTAGTAGATATTTTGAAATCACTGTTTTATATGGGATTAATCGGTTATGTTTCGTACGTTCTCTTTAAAAAGAATTTAGAGAAGATTGTTAGTATGATTGGATTTAACTGGACAGCGTCACTTACTGAAATTATTAGCCAAATTAAATTTATCTTTCTAGCCATTTTAATTATTTTAATCGTTCTTTCTATTATTGATTTCATTTATCAAAAATGGGAGTACGAACAAGATATTAAAATGAAAAAAGAAGAAGTGAAACAAGAGCATAAAGATAATGAAGGGGACCCGCAAGTAAAGGGGAAACGAAAAAACTTTATGCATGCCATCTTGCAAGGGACAATTGCGAAGAAGATGGATGGTGCAACGTTTATTGTGAACAACCCGACGCATATTTCAGTGGTACTTCGTTACAATAAACAAGTTGATGCGGCGCCTATTGTCGTTGCAAAAGGGGAAGATGAGCTCGCATTATATATACGAACGCTTGCCCGTGAACAAGAAATACCAATGGTGGAAAACCGTCCGCTTGCTCGTTCTTTATATTACCAAGTTGAGGAAGACGAGACGATTCCAGAAGATTTATACGTAGCTGTAATTGAAGTTATGCGCTATTTAATTCAAACGAACGAACTTGAAGTATAA
- a CDS encoding flagellar motor switch protein FliN, which yields MKLQDDIPLTIYFEIGNTKKKIEDLLHITKGTLYRLENSTKNTVRLMLENEEIGTGKILTKNGKMYVEIVELKG from the coding sequence TTGAAATTACAAGATGATATTCCGTTAACAATTTATTTTGAAATCGGAAATACAAAAAAGAAAATTGAAGATCTGCTTCATATTACGAAAGGTACATTGTATCGTCTTGAAAATTCAACGAAAAATACGGTGCGTCTTATGCTTGAGAATGAAGAGATTGGAACCGGAAAGATTTTGACGAAGAATGGGAAAATGTACGTTGAAATCGTTGAATTGAAAGGGTAG
- a CDS encoding lytic transglycosylase domain-containing protein gives MVVGNIVKEILAYKKGQIQQKLSSPQAFVSSRFQDQLQSEPAKETKVTPQTAKVEDMSQPVQSTKIETVVNKLVEPIKVEETSKLEETEKAETKKVDEVQVAQKEFERRFPETKNETADTWGLTNKYNIQKIRSSNEGKYEDIIDRASRTYGIPKTLIQKMIEVESNFNPKTVSHAGAMGLMQLMPANVKEMGVKNPFSPAESIEGGVKELSGYLKKNNGDLVLALASYNAGPGNVRKYGGVPPFKETQGYIKKILNIDVSK, from the coding sequence ATGGTAGTTGGAAATATAGTAAAAGAAATTCTTGCATATAAAAAAGGACAAATTCAGCAAAAGTTAAGTAGTCCGCAGGCGTTCGTTAGTAGTCGTTTTCAAGATCAATTGCAGAGTGAACCTGCGAAGGAGACGAAGGTTACTCCGCAAACGGCAAAAGTAGAAGATATGAGTCAGCCGGTACAATCTACGAAAATAGAAACGGTTGTTAATAAACTGGTAGAGCCTATAAAAGTAGAGGAAACGAGTAAGCTTGAGGAGACGGAGAAAGCTGAAACGAAGAAAGTGGATGAAGTGCAAGTCGCGCAAAAAGAGTTTGAGCGACGTTTCCCAGAAACGAAAAATGAGACTGCTGATACGTGGGGATTAACGAATAAGTATAATATTCAGAAAATACGTTCTTCAAATGAAGGTAAGTATGAGGATATTATTGATCGCGCTAGTCGTACATATGGAATTCCGAAAACGTTAATTCAAAAAATGATTGAAGTAGAGTCTAATTTTAATCCGAAAACGGTGTCACATGCAGGGGCGATGGGGCTTATGCAGCTTATGCCAGCGAATGTGAAAGAGATGGGTGTAAAAAATCCATTTTCACCAGCTGAAAGTATTGAGGGTGGTGTGAAAGAGTTAAGCGGTTATTTAAAGAAAAATAACGGTGATCTCGTATTAGCGCTTGCTTCTTATAATGCTGGTCCTGGTAATGTAAGAAAGTACGGAGGCGTACCACCATTTAAAGAAACGCAAGGATATATTAAAAAAATATTAAATATCGACGTTTCGAAATAA